The Urbifossiella limnaea genome has a window encoding:
- a CDS encoding VWA domain-containing protein has translation MPTATPDATQLRRWRLILGQDAQPALGGMGGCALSAAESEIDAALGAIYDDIPEDEDTPKKRSAGLGASAPRLAKWLGDVRTYFKEDVVSVIQTDAIERKGLKQLLFEPETLKSVQPNVQLVGTLMSLSGRIPERTKDTARMVVAAVVDEIKKKLEQQIRQAVTGALNRREHSPIPSATSIDFKRTIGRNLKNYQPDLGTIVPERVSFFSRAQRSNAYTVIVDMDQSGSMADSVVYGAVCGSIFASIPALNTRVVAFDTEVVDLTEKCGNDPVGMIFGVQLGGGTDINKSVAYCEQFITDPKKTLFILLTDLYEGGNEAQLVRRMGEMKAAGVKAICLLALADGGAPCYDERLARKLAALGIPCFACTPARLPELVEAALKGGDLTRFATKAEPAK, from the coding sequence ATGCCCACTGCTACCCCCGACGCCACGCAACTCCGCCGCTGGCGCCTCATCCTCGGCCAGGACGCGCAACCGGCCCTCGGCGGCATGGGCGGCTGCGCCCTTAGCGCCGCCGAGTCCGAAATCGACGCCGCCCTCGGCGCCATCTACGACGACATCCCCGAGGACGAGGACACCCCCAAGAAGCGCTCGGCCGGGCTCGGCGCCTCCGCCCCGCGGCTCGCCAAGTGGCTCGGCGACGTGCGCACGTACTTCAAGGAAGACGTCGTCTCCGTCATCCAGACCGACGCCATCGAGCGGAAGGGGCTCAAGCAGCTGCTGTTCGAGCCGGAGACGCTCAAGTCGGTGCAGCCGAACGTGCAGCTCGTCGGCACCCTGATGTCGCTCTCCGGCCGCATCCCGGAGCGCACCAAGGACACCGCCCGCATGGTCGTTGCGGCCGTCGTGGACGAGATCAAGAAGAAGCTGGAGCAGCAGATTCGCCAGGCCGTGACCGGGGCGCTGAACCGGCGCGAACACTCGCCCATCCCCAGCGCCACGTCCATCGACTTCAAGCGGACGATCGGCCGGAACCTGAAGAACTACCAGCCCGACCTCGGCACCATCGTGCCGGAGCGGGTGTCCTTCTTCAGCCGGGCGCAGCGGTCGAACGCCTACACCGTGATCGTGGACATGGACCAGTCCGGCAGCATGGCCGACTCGGTCGTGTACGGCGCCGTGTGCGGGTCGATCTTCGCCAGCATCCCGGCGCTGAACACGCGCGTCGTGGCGTTCGACACCGAGGTCGTGGACCTGACGGAGAAGTGCGGCAACGACCCGGTCGGCATGATCTTCGGCGTGCAGCTCGGCGGCGGCACCGACATCAACAAGAGTGTGGCGTACTGCGAGCAGTTCATCACCGATCCGAAGAAGACGCTGTTCATCCTGCTGACGGACCTGTACGAGGGCGGCAACGAGGCGCAGCTGGTGCGGCGGATGGGCGAGATGAAGGCGGCGGGGGTGAAGGCGATCTGCCTGCTGGCGCTGGCGGACGGCGGCGCCCCGTGCTACGACGAGCGGCTGGCGCGGAAGCTGGCGGCGCTGGGGATTCCGTGCTTCGCGTGCACGCCGGCCCGGCTGCCGGAACTGGTCGAGGCGGCGCTCAAGGGCGGCGACCTGACGCGGTTCGCCACGAAGGCCGAGCCGGCGAAGTAA
- a CDS encoding ATP-binding protein — protein sequence MAKKKPDDAPAAANGTASTVLRAPAEEMFAAELEQLIKTDTHPKPPGWRMSPRAVATYICGGKAGTLAVTPKYIGHRRLVEIAISTLVTDRALLLIGEPGTAKSWLSEHLAAAINGDSTKVVQGTAGTTEEQIRYTWNYAMLIARGPSPEALIKSPVFRAMESGTLARFEEITRCAAEVQDALISLLSEKRLAVPELATEIPAAKGFSIIATANTRDRGVNDMSAALKRRFNTVVLPSPATLETEVDIVRKRVAELGAHLELKAAPPSEDAATQVVTIFRELRGGQTLDGKAKIKTPTGVLSTAEAISVLTNGMALAGHFGTGEVSPIDLAAGLQGAVVKDEEKDKVVWGEYLANVLKKRGADWRPLFTACAEANS from the coding sequence ATGGCCAAGAAGAAACCCGACGACGCCCCCGCCGCCGCGAACGGCACCGCGTCCACCGTCCTCCGCGCCCCCGCCGAAGAGATGTTCGCCGCCGAGCTGGAACAGCTCATCAAGACCGACACGCACCCGAAGCCGCCCGGCTGGCGGATGTCGCCGCGGGCCGTCGCCACGTACATCTGCGGCGGCAAGGCCGGCACCCTCGCCGTCACGCCCAAATACATCGGCCACCGCCGCCTCGTCGAGATCGCCATCTCGACGCTCGTCACCGACCGCGCGCTGCTGCTGATCGGTGAGCCCGGCACGGCGAAGTCGTGGCTCAGCGAACACCTCGCGGCGGCGATCAACGGCGACAGCACGAAGGTGGTGCAGGGCACCGCCGGCACCACGGAGGAGCAGATCCGCTACACGTGGAACTACGCCATGCTGATCGCCCGCGGGCCGAGCCCGGAGGCGCTCATCAAGTCGCCGGTGTTCCGCGCCATGGAATCCGGCACCCTCGCCCGCTTCGAGGAAATCACCCGCTGCGCCGCCGAGGTGCAGGACGCGCTCATCTCGCTCCTGTCCGAGAAGCGGCTCGCGGTGCCGGAACTGGCGACCGAGATTCCCGCGGCGAAGGGCTTCTCCATCATCGCCACCGCGAACACCCGCGACCGCGGCGTCAACGACATGTCCGCGGCGCTGAAGCGGCGCTTCAACACCGTCGTGCTGCCGAGCCCGGCGACGCTCGAAACGGAGGTGGATATCGTCCGCAAGCGCGTCGCCGAGCTGGGGGCGCACCTGGAGCTGAAGGCGGCGCCGCCGTCGGAGGACGCCGCGACGCAGGTCGTTACCATCTTCCGCGAACTGCGCGGCGGCCAGACGCTCGACGGCAAGGCCAAGATCAAGACGCCGACCGGCGTGCTCTCGACCGCCGAGGCGATCTCGGTGCTGACGAACGGCATGGCGCTGGCCGGTCACTTCGGCACGGGCGAGGTCAGCCCGATCGACCTGGCGGCGGGGTTACAGGGCGCCGTCGTGAAGGACGAGGAGAAGGACAAGGTGGTGTGGGGCGAGTACCTGGCGAACGTGCTGAAGAAGCGCGGCGCCGACTGGCGGCCGCTGTTCACCGCGTGCGCGGAGGCGAACTCGTGA
- a CDS encoding SWIM zinc finger family protein — translation MITLDEAAVDSLATNTDAAKNGKALVAKKKFNKLHTADDDLLFGECQGSGKDPYQCSVDFVRPEQPTFRCSCPSRQTPCKHCLGLLYAYAQKKPFTTAVVPADLQAKREKLTARKEKQAEVAATPAKPKKVDTAALAKKVKAQLDGIGVLEKLVHDAVRLGVGNMTAKLAKQMEEQAKKLGDAYLPGARMALHGYTNLFADDGGKFSSKKPSAAATERTHTEALDQLARLHAVIKQGRAYLTKRLDDPDLAVPTDSAIAAWLGHAWQLAELKARGLVEADAELVQLAFNSHDDPARQELVDTGVWMTLGNGAVRVTNTLRPYKALKFIKAEDSVYGVVRVKELCVYPGSVNPRVRWDAATTRPLEAADLLKVRGHGRSDFAAAVKDVKTALKAPLADRTPILALNYKTLGKVGGEYVIEDAAGNRLVLTDVGMSEEPPSLGMLPLLPRAVFAGQTMIARFRHDLDTRQLRVKPLSLVTEHEVIRLTL, via the coding sequence ATGATCACCCTCGACGAAGCCGCCGTCGACTCCCTCGCCACCAACACCGACGCCGCCAAGAACGGCAAGGCGCTCGTCGCCAAGAAGAAGTTCAACAAGCTCCACACGGCCGACGACGACCTGCTCTTCGGCGAGTGCCAGGGGAGCGGCAAAGACCCGTACCAGTGCTCGGTCGACTTCGTGCGGCCCGAGCAGCCGACGTTCCGCTGCTCGTGCCCAAGCCGGCAGACGCCGTGCAAGCACTGCCTCGGCCTGCTCTACGCCTACGCCCAGAAGAAGCCGTTCACGACGGCGGTGGTCCCCGCCGACCTGCAAGCCAAGCGCGAGAAGCTGACCGCCCGCAAGGAGAAGCAGGCCGAGGTGGCCGCGACCCCGGCGAAGCCGAAGAAGGTGGACACGGCCGCGCTCGCCAAGAAGGTGAAGGCCCAGCTCGACGGCATCGGCGTGCTGGAGAAGCTGGTCCACGACGCGGTCCGCCTCGGCGTCGGCAACATGACCGCGAAACTCGCCAAGCAGATGGAGGAGCAGGCGAAGAAGCTCGGCGACGCGTACCTGCCCGGCGCCCGGATGGCGCTCCACGGCTACACGAACCTGTTCGCCGACGACGGGGGCAAGTTCTCGTCCAAGAAGCCGAGCGCCGCGGCGACCGAGCGGACGCACACCGAGGCACTCGACCAGCTGGCCCGGCTCCACGCCGTCATCAAGCAGGGGCGGGCGTACCTGACGAAGCGCCTCGACGACCCCGACCTCGCGGTGCCGACCGACAGCGCCATCGCCGCCTGGCTCGGCCACGCCTGGCAGCTCGCCGAGCTGAAGGCCCGCGGCCTCGTCGAGGCGGACGCCGAACTGGTGCAACTGGCGTTTAACTCGCACGACGACCCGGCGCGGCAGGAGCTGGTCGATACCGGCGTGTGGATGACGCTCGGCAACGGGGCCGTCCGCGTGACGAACACGCTGCGGCCGTACAAGGCGCTGAAGTTCATCAAGGCCGAGGACAGCGTGTACGGCGTCGTGCGGGTGAAGGAACTGTGCGTGTACCCCGGCAGCGTGAACCCGCGCGTCCGCTGGGACGCCGCGACGACGCGGCCGCTGGAGGCCGCCGACCTGCTGAAGGTCCGCGGCCACGGCCGCTCCGACTTCGCCGCGGCGGTGAAGGACGTGAAGACGGCGCTGAAGGCGCCGCTGGCCGACCGCACGCCGATCCTGGCGCTGAACTACAAGACGCTCGGCAAGGTGGGCGGCGAGTACGTGATCGAGGACGCCGCGGGGAACCGGCTGGTGCTGACCGACGTGGGCATGTCGGAGGAGCCGCCGAGCCTGGGGATGCTGCCGCTGCTGCCGCGGGCGGTGTTCGCCGGGCAGACGATGATCGCCCGCTTCCGGCACGACCTGGACACGCGGCAGTTGCGCGTGAAGCCGCTGAGCCTGGTGACGGAGCACGAGGTAATTCGGCTGACGCTGTAA
- a CDS encoding FkbM family methyltransferase: MTPTDLSGVTFVTAPGRFPRRPFALVRDAGFVPESLGFIRPFAPDVPYHGTVPADAPLQTVPAAADLVVSSDHWYDAVTDLLARGVPPGRITVLLNPFNDEVGYLEIARTCPDHVAELVDPAVPVARKIALLRPHLLRFGAARRFDGDAVVWDPEHYFLPYQQLVRDNAAAVHDVTAALADPASREAYQTVLYGRPEELLTHFLGRVFHEQQYVEVPSLKPGDVIVNAGIATGWDVPYLVAGTRGVGRHILLDPLPALTAEDGPCGRLVKRLGLEYVGCGLWDQTDELTFQADEYGMLHTGTNTLPAGAPVHRAQLRRLDDLAGEWKLDRLDLLKMDIEGADLRALSGMRATLTRLRPQIAVCIYHSPDHMWLMPRLLMDLLPNYRFYVRHYSYTRFECLLYGIPEERLPAAPPDRSGGFDEALRAATCEKLMPGEPRAAEAALDAAFARSDIGQPTPTVEIEVGRERFLGTGWGVACQSRTQTWRWVGPDGEAGVYLTLDPTKDHLCRFYFHHVETQAGFDAARLEVNGMRAAGREIGKSGDYHYAQWRIPAAAAVRTGGRCRLRFTTAPGPRQVAVSAVHCWQAG; this comes from the coding sequence ATGACCCCAACCGACCTCTCCGGCGTCACCTTCGTCACCGCCCCCGGCCGCTTCCCGCGCCGGCCGTTCGCCCTCGTCCGGGACGCCGGCTTCGTCCCCGAGTCGCTCGGCTTCATCCGCCCGTTCGCCCCCGACGTCCCCTACCACGGCACCGTCCCGGCCGACGCGCCGCTCCAGACCGTCCCCGCCGCCGCGGACCTGGTCGTGTCGTCGGACCACTGGTACGACGCCGTCACCGACCTGCTCGCCCGCGGCGTGCCGCCCGGCCGCATCACGGTGCTGCTGAACCCGTTCAACGACGAGGTCGGTTACCTCGAAATCGCCCGCACCTGCCCCGACCACGTCGCCGAGCTGGTGGACCCGGCCGTGCCCGTGGCGCGGAAGATCGCCCTCCTGCGGCCGCACCTGCTCCGCTTCGGCGCGGCCAGGCGGTTCGACGGCGACGCCGTCGTGTGGGACCCCGAGCACTACTTCTTGCCGTACCAGCAGCTCGTGCGCGACAACGCGGCCGCCGTCCACGACGTCACCGCCGCGCTGGCCGACCCCGCCAGCCGCGAGGCGTACCAGACGGTGCTGTACGGCCGGCCCGAGGAGCTGCTCACGCACTTCCTCGGCCGCGTGTTCCACGAGCAGCAGTACGTCGAGGTGCCGAGCCTGAAGCCCGGCGACGTGATCGTCAACGCCGGCATCGCCACCGGGTGGGACGTGCCGTACCTGGTGGCCGGCACCCGCGGCGTCGGCCGGCACATCCTCCTCGACCCGCTCCCGGCGCTGACCGCCGAGGACGGCCCGTGCGGGCGGCTCGTGAAGCGGCTCGGCCTCGAATACGTCGGCTGCGGGTTGTGGGACCAGACCGACGAGCTGACCTTCCAGGCCGACGAGTACGGCATGCTGCACACCGGGACCAACACGCTCCCCGCCGGCGCGCCGGTCCACCGGGCCCAGCTGCGGCGGCTCGACGACCTGGCCGGCGAGTGGAAGCTGGACCGGCTCGACCTGCTGAAGATGGACATCGAGGGCGCCGACCTGCGTGCCCTGTCGGGGATGCGCGCCACGCTGACGCGGCTCCGCCCCCAGATCGCCGTGTGCATCTACCACTCGCCGGACCACATGTGGCTCATGCCCCGGCTGCTGATGGACCTGCTGCCGAACTACCGGTTCTACGTGCGGCACTACAGCTACACGCGGTTCGAGTGCCTGCTGTACGGCATCCCCGAGGAGCGGCTGCCGGCCGCGCCGCCGGACCGCTCCGGGGGGTTCGACGAGGCGCTACGCGCGGCCACGTGCGAGAAGTTGATGCCGGGCGAGCCGCGCGCCGCGGAGGCGGCGCTGGACGCGGCGTTCGCGCGGAGCGACATCGGCCAGCCGACGCCGACGGTGGAGATCGAGGTCGGGCGCGAGCGCTTCCTGGGGACGGGCTGGGGCGTGGCGTGTCAGAGCCGCACGCAGACGTGGCGGTGGGTGGGGCCGGACGGCGAGGCGGGCGTGTACCTGACGCTCGACCCGACGAAGGACCACCTGTGCCGCTTCTACTTCCACCACGTCGAGACGCAGGCCGGGTTCGACGCGGCCCGGCTGGAGGTAAACGGGATGCGGGCGGCGGGCCGCGAGATCGGCAAGAGCGGCGACTACCACTACGCCCAGTGGCGGATTCCCGCGGCGGCGGCGGTGCGGACGGGCGGCCGGTGCCGGCTGCGGTTCACGACGGCGCCGGGGCCGCGGCAGGTGGCGGTGTCGGCGGTCCACTGCTGGCAGGCGGGGTGA
- a CDS encoding DUF5682 family protein: MTAPGTVHVFGVRHLSPGGAWHLRALLDRVKPKVICVEGLADAGPMVHHLQKKGTKPPVAILAYTDSMPVRTLVYPLAAYSPEFQAVVWAKEHGARVEFIDLPSDVFLGLQDVEIERLTRGAAKDADDGEAEKDAAWRPERGESIYERIADREGEPDYDSYWERRFEHNLNDASYQRAAFELGRELRAEADEPVWRAENLVREAYMRRRIREVLDDGVKPEQVVAVVGAFHAPVLGPELPAMTDAELASLRRRPGKLTLMPYSYFKLSSQSGYGAGNRAPAYFHLCWEMIQAGGLAELPHRYLSEVVRHQRAAGTHRSTAEVIEGVRLACTLAALHDGTAPTLADLHDAAVTLMGHGDVSTIAEALASVDVGTAIGALPQGVARTSIQEDFDRQMSRLRLEKYKTTVAVELELDVREDRRAKTAESAFTDLRRSSFFHRLRVLDIGFAKPLKGGTDQGTWYERWKLQWTPEHEIALVEAVLLGETVELAAGYKFKQRLEAAVTIADAADVVMDSCLCGLGRSTDAARKRLQELAAVSSDLAAVAHAAARLSQVVRYGDVRKFDPVPLLPLIDELFVQGSLALFGAANCDNQAAATYVEAIDQLNRVSDEHHERVDIEMWLRELRKLSDADDRNPLLSGYACAVLLERGVMETDALAREVSRRLSPGIPADLGAGWFEGLSRRNRGALLARQPLWAELADYVAALDDDQFRRAIVFLRRAFGGFTPHQKRQICENLAEHWGVSAEQASEVLSAELTETEQKKVAELSEFNFDDI; encoded by the coding sequence GTGACCGCCCCCGGTACGGTCCACGTCTTCGGCGTGCGCCACCTGTCGCCCGGCGGCGCGTGGCACCTCCGCGCCCTGCTCGACCGCGTGAAGCCGAAGGTGATCTGCGTCGAGGGGTTGGCCGACGCCGGGCCGATGGTGCACCACCTGCAAAAGAAGGGGACGAAGCCGCCGGTCGCCATCCTGGCGTACACGGACAGCATGCCGGTGCGCACGCTCGTGTACCCGCTCGCGGCGTACAGCCCGGAGTTCCAGGCCGTCGTGTGGGCGAAGGAGCACGGCGCCCGCGTCGAGTTCATCGACCTGCCGTCGGACGTGTTCCTCGGGTTGCAGGACGTGGAGATCGAGCGGCTGACGCGCGGCGCCGCCAAGGACGCGGACGACGGCGAGGCCGAGAAGGACGCCGCGTGGCGGCCCGAGCGCGGGGAGTCGATCTACGAGCGCATCGCCGACCGCGAGGGCGAGCCGGACTACGACAGCTACTGGGAGCGCCGCTTCGAGCACAACCTGAACGACGCTTCGTACCAGCGCGCGGCGTTCGAGCTCGGGCGCGAGTTGCGCGCCGAGGCCGACGAGCCCGTGTGGCGCGCCGAGAACCTCGTCCGCGAGGCGTACATGCGCCGCCGCATCCGCGAGGTGCTCGACGACGGCGTGAAGCCCGAACAGGTCGTCGCGGTCGTCGGCGCCTTCCACGCGCCGGTGCTCGGCCCCGAGCTGCCGGCGATGACCGACGCCGAACTCGCGTCGCTGCGGCGCCGGCCCGGCAAGCTGACGCTGATGCCGTACTCGTACTTCAAGCTGTCGAGCCAGTCGGGGTACGGGGCGGGGAACCGGGCGCCGGCGTACTTCCACCTGTGCTGGGAGATGATCCAGGCCGGCGGCCTCGCCGAGCTGCCGCACCGCTACCTGAGCGAGGTCGTCCGCCACCAGCGCGCCGCCGGCACGCACCGCAGCACCGCCGAGGTCATCGAGGGCGTCCGCCTGGCGTGCACGCTCGCGGCGCTGCACGACGGCACCGCCCCCACCCTCGCCGACCTGCACGACGCGGCCGTGACGCTGATGGGCCACGGCGACGTGAGCACGATCGCCGAGGCGCTGGCGAGCGTGGACGTGGGCACCGCCATCGGCGCGCTGCCGCAGGGCGTGGCGCGCACGTCCATCCAGGAGGACTTCGACCGGCAGATGAGCCGGCTGCGGCTGGAGAAGTACAAGACGACCGTGGCCGTGGAGCTGGAGCTGGACGTGCGCGAGGACCGCCGCGCCAAGACGGCTGAGTCGGCGTTCACGGACCTGCGGCGGTCGTCGTTCTTCCACCGCCTGCGCGTGCTGGACATCGGCTTCGCCAAGCCGCTGAAGGGCGGCACCGACCAGGGGACGTGGTACGAGCGCTGGAAGCTGCAGTGGACGCCGGAGCACGAGATCGCGCTCGTCGAGGCGGTGCTGCTCGGCGAGACGGTCGAGCTCGCGGCCGGGTACAAGTTCAAGCAGCGGCTCGAAGCTGCGGTGACCATCGCGGACGCGGCCGACGTGGTGATGGACTCGTGCCTGTGCGGCCTGGGTCGCTCCACGGACGCGGCCCGGAAGCGGCTCCAGGAACTCGCCGCGGTCAGTTCCGACCTGGCGGCGGTCGCCCACGCGGCGGCGCGGCTGAGCCAGGTCGTGCGCTACGGCGACGTGCGCAAGTTCGACCCGGTGCCGCTCCTGCCGCTGATCGACGAGCTGTTCGTGCAGGGCTCGCTTGCCCTGTTCGGTGCCGCCAACTGCGACAACCAGGCGGCCGCGACCTACGTCGAGGCGATCGACCAGCTGAACCGCGTGAGCGACGAGCACCACGAGCGGGTGGACATCGAGATGTGGCTGCGCGAGCTGCGGAAGCTGTCCGACGCCGACGACCGCAACCCGCTGCTGTCGGGCTACGCCTGCGCCGTGCTGCTGGAGCGCGGCGTGATGGAAACGGACGCGCTGGCGCGGGAGGTGTCGCGGCGGCTGTCGCCGGGCATCCCGGCCGACCTCGGCGCCGGATGGTTCGAGGGGCTGTCGCGGCGGAACCGCGGCGCGTTGCTGGCGCGGCAGCCGCTGTGGGCGGAGCTGGCGGACTACGTCGCGGCGCTGGACGACGACCAGTTCCGCCGGGCGATCGTGTTCCTGCGGCGGGCGTTCGGCGGCTTCACCCCACACCAGAAGCGACAGATCTGCGAGAACCTGGCCGAGCACTGGGGCGTGAGCGCCGAGCAGGCGTCGGAGGTGCTGAGCGCCGAGCTGACGGAGACGGAGCAGAAGAAGGTTGCGGAGCTGAGCGAGTTCAACTTCGACGACATTTAA
- a CDS encoding HEAT repeat domain-containing protein — protein MSIAVLSQVYAEARRLAVAGSVVAKGDFRLRKLLPPLEQAGAQAPVFAKVAEAARAVVDGPEANSAEALLELAALASAVLYTQGETGIAGPLEPVESSSLGGSTLQIPARELKPLLEALTGKGGGRFAPIKEAVDKGHFRDLRLIRPALAAIDDGYADVADLIADKVLPQYGTAVLEELRAKYDPKGTKGHPRRLKLMHQIDAAGARELVKEALDKGSKEVKVAAISCLGAEPEDRDYLIDQAASKTQDVRGAAYQALAKLDHPAAVAVLAKAVQGKDLHLAAHAIVDSKNPKLAAVLAAEIRTSVDAFLKLKDKKKASEAADRITDLLNALPDAKSAELDALLLDLFARRAELAKVKGSTYSGTDVVESVVSQMADGSEAVRRALVAAHAELEPDQLQQAFEAGRPYLTPAELYDSFAPYIAATAGRGKKRGKDPEWERREAVLDAIDSDFYPYQWLNPDDDDDDDSELDEPERERPEPQPYDPRWLDLAVAAKHTGAIQALARPGHAGALAFAKSEFDAALKKAKHPSDVQNEMTTLLRVAHPDAADAFFAGLARRPKKVHFYQFYWYANMIPRLPLSAVPRLEEALAGFPKDVAEHVGEDWQKAIDKLKAKGAAP, from the coding sequence ATGAGCATCGCCGTCCTCTCCCAGGTGTACGCCGAGGCCCGCCGGCTCGCGGTCGCGGGCAGCGTGGTCGCCAAGGGCGACTTCCGCCTCCGCAAGCTCCTGCCGCCGCTGGAGCAGGCCGGGGCGCAGGCTCCCGTGTTCGCCAAGGTCGCGGAAGCCGCCCGCGCCGTCGTCGACGGCCCCGAGGCGAACTCCGCCGAGGCGCTGCTCGAACTCGCGGCGCTCGCCAGCGCCGTCCTCTACACCCAGGGCGAGACCGGCATCGCCGGCCCGCTCGAACCGGTCGAGAGCAGCAGCCTCGGCGGGAGCACGCTGCAAATCCCCGCCCGCGAGTTGAAGCCGCTCCTCGAAGCGCTCACGGGCAAGGGCGGCGGCCGCTTCGCCCCCATCAAGGAGGCGGTGGACAAGGGCCACTTCCGCGACCTGCGCCTGATCCGCCCCGCCCTCGCCGCCATCGACGACGGCTACGCCGACGTGGCCGACCTGATCGCCGACAAGGTGCTACCGCAGTACGGGACCGCGGTGCTGGAGGAACTGCGGGCGAAGTACGACCCGAAGGGGACGAAGGGGCACCCGCGCCGCCTCAAGCTGATGCACCAGATCGACGCCGCCGGCGCCCGCGAGCTGGTGAAGGAGGCGCTGGACAAGGGCTCGAAGGAGGTGAAGGTCGCGGCGATCTCGTGCCTCGGGGCCGAGCCCGAGGACCGCGACTACCTCATCGACCAGGCCGCGTCCAAGACGCAGGACGTGCGCGGAGCGGCGTACCAGGCGCTCGCCAAGCTCGACCACCCGGCCGCGGTCGCCGTGCTGGCGAAGGCCGTCCAGGGGAAGGACCTGCACCTCGCCGCCCACGCCATCGTCGACAGCAAGAACCCGAAGCTGGCTGCGGTGCTGGCCGCGGAGATCCGCACGTCGGTGGACGCGTTCCTGAAGCTGAAGGACAAGAAGAAGGCGTCCGAGGCCGCCGACCGCATCACCGACCTGCTCAACGCCCTGCCCGACGCCAAGTCCGCCGAGCTCGACGCACTGCTGCTCGACCTGTTCGCCCGCCGGGCCGAGCTGGCGAAGGTGAAAGGTTCGACCTACTCCGGCACCGACGTGGTGGAGTCGGTCGTCTCGCAGATGGCCGACGGCTCCGAGGCGGTGCGGCGGGCGCTGGTGGCGGCGCACGCCGAGCTGGAGCCCGACCAACTCCAGCAGGCGTTCGAGGCCGGCCGGCCGTACCTCACGCCGGCCGAGCTGTACGACAGCTTCGCCCCCTACATCGCGGCCACGGCCGGCCGGGGGAAGAAGCGGGGGAAGGACCCCGAGTGGGAACGGCGGGAGGCGGTCCTGGACGCGATCGACAGCGACTTCTACCCGTACCAGTGGCTCAACCCCGACGACGATGACGACGACGATTCGGAGCTGGACGAGCCGGAGCGCGAGCGGCCGGAGCCGCAGCCGTACGACCCGCGGTGGCTCGACCTGGCGGTGGCGGCGAAGCACACCGGGGCGATTCAGGCCCTCGCCCGGCCGGGTCACGCGGGGGCGCTGGCGTTCGCCAAGAGCGAGTTCGACGCGGCCCTGAAGAAGGCCAAGCACCCGTCCGACGTGCAGAACGAGATGACCACCCTGCTCCGGGTCGCGCACCCGGACGCGGCCGACGCCTTCTTCGCGGGGCTGGCGCGGCGGCCGAAGAAGGTGCACTTCTACCAGTTCTACTGGTACGCGAACATGATCCCGCGGCTGCCGCTGTCGGCGGTGCCGCGGCTGGAGGAGGCGCTGGCCGGCTTCCCGAAGGACGTCGCCGAGCACGTCGGCGAGGACTGGCAGAAGGCGATCGACAAGCTGAAGGCGAAGGGCGCGGCGCCCTGA
- a CDS encoding methyltransferase domain-containing protein, with the protein MTPWHDPALLARLARVRAPWDALTARVVRAAVARFVPPGLLVEVGAGGGQLRAWLPPDRAADTTHTDTSAPFLDVLRADYPDAAVALAPVTALPFADGALAGVLGLCVLDALPDAAAARDEFRRVLRPGGVVLHVLDLATSPGGAFAELIARGEFPLPNFARDPGVLEALTDAQRALLPAADDFDEVLAVPWAAYSRFAGMWAAARHPLAADVLAYADPADAAALDPDALAQRFMHFRNNPDRLRVLYRALLGLTLTARQLGRDWPLRGLSLRAHLRDRLTRTFAGGFEVVFAGPVLAREPAAGENVLRHAGKTVPGAAALPAATAVDEWDGPAAPPTGAWRATTVEVFAARRA; encoded by the coding sequence ATGACCCCCTGGCACGACCCCGCGCTGCTCGCCCGCCTGGCCCGCGTCCGCGCCCCGTGGGACGCCCTCACCGCCCGCGTCGTCCGCGCCGCCGTGGCGCGCTTCGTTCCCCCGGGGCTGCTCGTCGAAGTCGGCGCCGGCGGCGGCCAGCTGCGCGCGTGGCTGCCGCCCGACCGCGCCGCCGACACCACCCACACCGACACGTCCGCCCCGTTCCTCGACGTGCTGCGGGCCGACTACCCCGACGCCGCCGTGGCGCTCGCCCCCGTCACGGCGCTGCCGTTTGCCGACGGCGCGCTCGCCGGCGTGCTCGGGCTGTGCGTCCTCGACGCGCTGCCGGACGCGGCCGCGGCGCGCGACGAGTTCCGCCGCGTGCTGCGGCCCGGCGGCGTCGTGCTCCACGTCCTCGACCTGGCGACGAGCCCCGGCGGCGCGTTCGCCGAGCTGATCGCCCGCGGCGAGTTCCCGCTGCCGAACTTCGCCCGCGACCCCGGCGTGCTCGAAGCCCTCACCGACGCGCAACGCGCGCTGCTGCCGGCGGCCGACGACTTCGACGAGGTGCTGGCGGTGCCGTGGGCGGCGTACTCGCGGTTCGCGGGGATGTGGGCGGCGGCGCGGCACCCGCTCGCGGCCGACGTGCTGGCGTACGCCGACCCGGCCGACGCCGCGGCCCTCGACCCGGACGCGCTGGCGCAGCGGTTCATGCACTTCCGCAACAACCCGGACCGCCTCCGCGTGCTGTACCGCGCCCTGCTCGGGCTGACGCTGACGGCCCGCCAGCTCGGCCGCGACTGGCCGCTGCGCGGGCTGTCGCTGCGGGCGCACCTCCGCGACCGGCTGACGCGCACGTTCGCCGGCGGCTTCGAGGTGGTGTTCGCCGGCCCGGTGCTGGCGCGGGAGCCGGCCGCCGGCGAGAACGTGCTGCGGCACGCGGGGAAGACGGTGCCCGGCGCCGCGGCGCTGCCGGCGGCGACGGCGGTGGACGAATGGGACGGACCGGCCGCGCCGCCGACCGGGGCGTGGCGCGCGACGACGGTGGAGGTGTTCGCGGCGCGGCGGGCGTGA